In one Saccharomyces eubayanus strain FM1318 chromosome VI, whole genome shotgun sequence genomic region, the following are encoded:
- the EPL1 gene encoding Epl1p, producing MPTPSNAIEINDGSHKSGRSTRRSGSRSAPEDGLDSLGKGDSGAGASAGSSNSRFRHRKISVKQHLKVYLPNDLKHLDKDELQQREVVEIETGVEKNEEKEVHLHRILQMGTSHTKQKDYIPTPDASVTWSDFGKFYTGTFQETTSYIKFSATVEDCCGSNYNMDERDEIFLNEEVNKDSSDILTEDEFEILCSSFENAIHERQPFLSMDPESILSFEELRPTLIKSDMANSNLRSQLNYEINSHETHFITQFDPSSQMDTRPLIQLIEKFGSKIYEYWKERKIEVNGYEIFPQLRFERPGEKEEIDPYVCFRRREVRHPRKTRRIDILNSQRLRSLHQELKNTRELALLVAKRENVSLNWINDELKXFNQRVEVKSLKRSLNISGEDDDLINHKRKRPMIFTIEQREAELKKAELKRAAVAAAAAKAKINKKNNQLDDKSSTRLSKQQQQQLLQQQEQQQQNAIKSESGKQLMPVSSSVSSQPITSHVYVKLPSSKIPDIVLEEVDSLLNSKEKNARKFVQEKMEKRKIEDADVFFNLTDDPFNPVFDMSLPKDFSTNNIPFSSIASSNFQIDRSFYSPHLPEYMKGISNDIKIYDSNGRPKNQDNNNLNARKIKKTELYDPFQENLEIHSREYPIKFRKRIGRSNIQYIDRKPNYTITSAKPSSSLMDFVDFDSIEREQYPKEVNDNNESINVYDSKYDEFVRLYDKWKYDSPQNEYGIKFSDEPARLNQISNDTQVIRFGTMLGTKSYEQLREATIKYRRDYINRLKQTHMQHLQQQQQQQQQQQQQAQQAQQQQQQQQQQQQQTQQQKQKQQNNHTNSSNSLKKLNDSLVNPGAKQTSSITQKNSS from the coding sequence ATGCCGACACCTTCGAACGCTATAGAAATCAACGATGGCTCACACAAGTCTGGCAGAAGTACTAGGCGATCTGGCTCGAGGAGTGCACCTGAAGACGGCCTAGATTCACTCGGGAAGGGCGATTCCGGTGCTGGCGCCAGTGCTGGTAGCAGTAATAGTCGGTTCAGGCATCGGAAAATATCTGTCAAACAGCATCTTAAGGTCTATTTGCCCAATGATTTGAAACATTTGGACAAGGATGAATTGCAACAAAGAGAAGTCGTGGAGATCGAAACTGGTGTggagaaaaatgaagaaaaggaagttCATTTGCATCGAATATTACAAATGGGTACCAGTCATACAAAGCAGAAAGATTATATTCCGACACCAGATGCTTCCGTGACTTGGAGTGATTTTGGCAAGTTTTATACTGGCACTTTCCAGGAGACAACTAGTTACATAAAGTTTTCTGCCACCGTAGAAGATTGCTGTGGTTCGAACTATAACATGGATGAAAGAGACgagatatttttaaatgaaGAAGTGAATAAAGATTCGTCAGATATTTTAACTGAAGacgaatttgaaattctttGCTCGAGTTTCGAAAATGCCATTCATGAACGTCAACCTTTTTTGAGTATGGATCCTGAAAGTATActttcatttgaagaacTGAGACCCACATTAATCAAGTCTGATATGGCTAACTCTAATCTAAGGAGCCAATTGAACTATGAGATAAATTCTCATGAAACTCATTTTATCACACAATTCGATCCTTCCTCTCAGATGGATACAAGACCTTTAATTCAactaattgaaaaatttggctCTAAGATTTATGAAtattggaaagaaagaaaaattgaggTTAATGGGTACGAAATTTTTCCCCAGTTGAGATTTGAAAGACCGGgtgaaaaggaagaaatcgaTCCGTACGTTTGCttcagaagaagagaagtCAGACATCCGAGGAAAACTAGACGTATAGATATCTTAAACAGTCAGCGTTTGAGGTCGTTACATcaagaattgaagaatACCAGGGAATTAGCTCTTCTGGTTGCCAAACGTGAAAACGTTTCATTAAATTGGATTAATGACGAATTGAAGAWCTTCAATCAAAGAGTGGAAGTCaaaagtttgaaaagatcTTTGAATATCAgtggtgaagatgatgatttgATTAATCACAAGAGAAAACGTCCAATGATTTTCACTATTGAGCAAAGAGAAGCAGAATTAAAGAAAGCAGAATTGAAGAGAGCTGCTGTTGCCGCTGCCGCTGCAAAGGCTAAgatcaacaaaaagaataacCAACTCGATGATAAATCCTCCACTAGGCTATCcaaacagcaacaacagcaactcTTACAGCAACAggaacaacagcaacagaaTGCCATCAAATCTGAAAGTGGAAAACAACTTATGCCTGTGTCTTCTTCGGTATCATCACAACCAATTACATCTCACGTTTATGTTAAATTACCATCTTCCAAGATCCCGGATATTGTATTGGAAGAAGTAGATTCTTTGCTGAacagtaaagaaaaaaacgcAAGGAAGTTTGTTCAAGAGAAGAtggaaaaaaggaaaatcgAGGACGCAgatgtatttttcaatttaacAGATGACCCCTTCAATCCAGTATTTGATATGTCACTACCTAAAGATTTTTCCACAAATAACATTCCGTTTTCGTCTATTGCGTCATCGAACTTCCAAATTGATAGATCCTTTTACTCCCCTCATTTACCAGAATATATGAAAGGCATCTCTAatgatatcaaaatttATGATTCCAATGGCCGTCCTAAAAATCAAGATAATAACAACTTGAACGCTAGAAAgattaaaaaaactgaacTGTACGATCCgtttcaagaaaatttagAAATTCATTCGAGAGAATATCCAATCAAATTTAGGAAAAGAATCGGTAGATCTAATATCCAGTATATTGATCGTAAGCCCAATTATACAATAACATCCGCCAAGCCAAGCAGTTCTTTAATGGACTTTGTGGATTTCGATTCAATCGAAAGGGAACAATATCCAAAAGAAGTTAACGACAATAATGAATCGATAAATGTTTACGATTCCAAATATGACGAATTTGTGAGGCTTTACGACAAATGGAAGTACGATTCCCCACAAAATGAATACGGGATCAAATTTTCGGATGAACCGGCAAGGTTAAATCAGATTTCTAATGACACTCAAGTGATTAGGTTCGGCACTATGTTGGGTACCAAATCCTATGAACAATTAAGAGAAGCAACGATCAAGTACCGTAGGGACTACATCAACAGGTTGAAACAGACGCACATGCAACAtttacaacaacagcagcagcagcaacaacaacaacaacaacaagcaCAACAAgcacaacagcaacagcaacaacagcagcaacaacagcagcaaaCACAACAAcagaagcagaagcaaCAAAATAATCACACAAACTCGTCAAATTCCCTGAAAAAACTGAACGATTCATTGGTAAATCCCGGGGCTAAACAAACCTCTTCTATAACCCAAAAAAACTCTTCAtga
- the BUD27 gene encoding prefoldin-like protein, whose protein sequence is MDVLAESVEGTLKNLQGKRDFLAEQREHYIDIRSRLVSFNSDDDDDDEGAKSQGTVFGDIIISASRIYLSIGYEYYVEKTKEEATTFVDDKLRLMENAIEQFDMKIQEALTTLDNLNGLDNEVSNEQGETGNEEGFLPSIEIREELDEEGNVISSSVTPTTKQPLQSNIKEEEKALTSQNKQSTNEKKPSSFEDNLKGKLSKEKKPNSFEDNLKGKLSKEKKPNSFEDNLKGRLSKEAADKRVVEPSKVDTENVYTFVDLVQQMDQQDELDDGSIGADDINYDYDAFENSNFEVNDYEDDDEDDEDDGYVNHSIIPGFEAQSSFLSQIQQLRAQNQPQEHEQKCTEGNKPLKPILKKSSADEEPAKKEKTKRVGFASSLEIHEVENLKDETKKQTHSFKIPMYDMINNQEIMGPANEMASDQFDGDLLAKMLGVQEADEVHDKYKDNVAGQEKHEEETSRSNKKTRISRFKKDRAPKRPDSLLNCGPVEREPVVSDIVERRPVVNDVIEKEPAVSDIMEREPTAGTSSKSDGALKKKNLKSLQKPRSSRFKKKKFDPKIFDDISDDEPEVNPEPRRTADVQEKFPSKIQEASRAMNQAGATTEDKPVRIANVDYHALGGDMDDMVKAYSLGIYDDDLEEDPGTVVEKLEDFKEYNRQVELLRDEIRDFQLENQPVATEENDENDEHDGKIMVDVVEREVPESYADEEDEVALHPDRLHEAVAIEYRRMKETAASKWQSSPTQAEGELEPIDEFGNPVKTSRFRSQRLRMGE, encoded by the coding sequence ATGGACGTACTGGCAGAAAGCGTGGAGGGcacattgaaaaatttgcaGGGCAAAAGAGACTTCCTTGCAGAGCAAAGGGAGCATTACATTGATATAAGAAGTCGGCTGGTTAGCTTTAAtagtgatgatgatgatgatgatgaagggGCTAAGAGTCAGGGTACGGTCTTTGGtgatattataatatcaGCGAGCAGGATATATTTGAGTATAGGCTATGAATATTATGTAGAAAAGACCAAAGAAGAGGCCACTACATTTGTGGACGATAAATTGCGACTAATGGAGAACGCTATTGAACAGTTTGATATGAAGATACAAGAAGCCCTGACAACCTTAGATAATTTGAATGGTCTAGACAATGAAGTCAGTAACGAGCAAGGGGAGACGGGAAATGAGGAAGGTTTCCTTCCCTCGATAGAGATTAGAGAAGAATTAGATGAGGAAGGAAATGTCATAAGCAGCTCTGTCACTCCTACAACGAAGCAACCATTGCAgtcaaatatcaaagaagaggaaaaggcTCTAACGTCTCAAAATAAACAGTCTACAAacgaaaagaaaccaaGCTCATTTGAAGACAATTTAAAGGGCAAGCTATCTAAAGAGAAGAAGCCAAACTCATTCGAAGACAATTTAAAGGGAAAGCTATCCAAAGAGAAGAAACCAAACTCATTCGAAGACAATTTAAAGGGAAGATTATCCAAAGAGGCCGCCGACAAGAGGGTGGTAGAGCCATCGAAAGTGGACACAGAAAACGTATATACGTTTGTCGATTTAGTTCAGCAGATGGATCAACAGGACGAATTAGACGACGGTTCAATTGGTGCCGATGACATAAACTATGATTATgatgcttttgaaaactctAATTTTGAGGTCAATGACTAtgaagacgacgatgaggatgatgaggatgacGGTTATGTAAACCATTCAATTATACCTGGTTTTGAAGCGCAATCTTCATTTCTAAGCCAAATCCAACAATTACGCGCACAGAATCAGCCCCAAGAGCATGAACAGAAATGTACTGAAGGAAATAAGCCATTGAAACCAATTTTAAAGAAGTCCTCCGCTGATGAGGAGCCTGcgaagaaggaaaaaacgAAACGAGTGGGGTTTGCCTCATCTTTAGAAATCCACGAAGTGGAGAACTTGAAAGACGAGACTAAAAAGCAGACGCATTCCTTCAAGATCCCCATGTATGACATGATAAACAACCAGGAAATAATGGGGCCTGCCAACGAAATGGCGTCGGACCAATTCGATGGTGATTTGCTTGCCAAGATGTTGGGTGTGCAAGAAGCTGATGAGGTCCATGACAAATACAAGGACAATGTGGCAGGCCAAGAGAAGCATGAAGAGGAAACGAGCAGGTCGAACAAGAAAACCAGGATTTCCAGATTCAAGAAGGATAGAGCCCCCAAAAGGCCAGACTCGCTGTTAAATTGTGGACCTGTGGAGAGGGAGCCAGTTGTGAGCGACATAGTGGAGAGACGCCCGGTCGTGAACGATGTTATAGAAAAGGAGCCGGCTGTCAGCGATATAATGGAACGGGAACCAACGGCTGGCACTAGCAGCAAATCTGACGGTGcattaaaaaagaaaaacttgaaatcATTACAAAAGCCAAGGTCATCGAGatttaaaaagaagaaatttgaTCCCAAGATATTCGACGATATAAGTGACGACGAACCCGAAGTCAACCCCGAACCCAGACGAACTGCCGATGTGCAGGAGAAATTCCCTTCAAAGATCCAGGAGGCGTCCAGAGCGATGAACCAGGCAGGCGCGACCACAGAGGATAAACCGGTCAGAATCGCGAACGTCGACTACCACGCCCTGGGGGGCGACATGGATGACATGGTCAAGGCATACTCGCTGGGGATATACGACGACGACCTGGAGGAGGATCCGGGCACCGTAGTGGAGAAGCTCGAGGATTTCAAAGAGTACAACAGGCAGGTGGAGTTGCTGCGTGACGAAATCCGGGACTTCCAGCTGGAGAACCAGCCCGTGGCGACGGAAGAGAACGACGAGAACGACGAACACGATGGCAAGATCATGGTGGATGTTGTTGAGCGTGAGGTTCCTGAAAGCTACGCGGACGAGGAAGACGAAGTGGCATTGCATCCGGATCGATTGCACGAGGCGGTTGCGATCGAGTACCGACGCATGAAGGAAACCGCAGCGTCGAAATGGCAGTCATCGCCCACGCAAGCTGAGGGCGAGCTGGAGCCCATCGATGAGTTTGGGAACCCAGTGAAAACGAGTCGGTTCCGGTCGCAGCGGTTACGCATGGGCgaatga
- the FRS2 gene encoding phenylalanine--tRNA ligase subunit alpha has translation MSDFQLEILKKLDELDEIKSTLATFPQHESQDVLSALNSLKAHSKLEFSKVDTVTYELTKEGAQILSDGSYEIKLVKLIQELGHLQLKEVMSKLGPQVGKVGQARAFKNGWIAKNNGNELELSAKLQGTDLNGLVDETQAVLAQIKANSDLESIDAKTLNDLKKRKLVVQGKITDFHVIKGADFSTELTKLETDLTSDMVSTNAYKDLQFKPYNFNSQGLQVNSGALHPLNKVKEEFRQIFFSMGFTEMPSNQYVETGFWNFDALYVPQQHPARDLQDTFYIKDPLTADLPEDKTYMANIKAVHEQGKFGSIGYRYNWKPEECQKLVLRTHTTAISARMLHALAKDPKPTRLFSIDRVFRNEAVDATHLAEFHQVEGVLADYNITLGDLIKFMEEFFERMGVTGLRFKPTYNPYTEPSMEIFSWHEGLQKWVEIGNSGMFRPEMLESMGLPKDLRVLGWGLSLERPTMIKYKVQNIRELLGHKVSLDFIETNPAARLDEDLYE, from the coding sequence ATGTCCGATTTCCAACTagagattttgaaaaagctaGACGAATTGGACGAAATCAAGTCCACTCTGGCCACGTTCCCTCAGCACGAGTCGCAAGACGTGCTTTCTGCGCTCAACTCGCTGAAGGCGCACAGTAAGCTGGAGTTCTCCAAGGTCGACACCGTCACGTACGAGCTGACCAAGGAGGGTGCCCAGATCTTGAGTGATGGGTCGTACGAGATCAAGCTGGTCAAGCTTATCCAGGAACTGGGTCATCTGCAACTTAAAGAAGTCATGTCCAAGCTGGGCCCTCAGGTCGGCAAGGTCGGCCAGGCTAGAGCGTTCAAGAACGGCTGGATTGCCAAGAACAACGGTAACGAGCTCGAACTGTCTGCTAAGCTACAGGGCACGGACCTGAACGGGCTGGTCGACGAAACACAGGCCGTTCTGGCGCAGATCAAGGCCAATTCCGACCTCGAGAGCATCGACGCCAAGACTTTGAACGACctcaagaagagaaaactgGTCGTGCAGGGCAAGATCACCGACTTCCACGTCATCAAGGGCGCAGACTTCTCCACCGAACTCACCAAGTTGGAAACCGACCTGACCTCAGACATGGTCTCCACCAATGCATACAAGGACTTGCAGTTCAAGCCTTACAACTTCAACTCCCAGGGTCTGCAAGTGAACTCCGGTGCGCTGCACCCCTTGAACAAGGTCAAAGAAGAGTTCAGacaaatcttcttctccatGGGCTTCACGGAAATGCCCTCCAACCAATACGTCGAAACTGGGTTCTGGAACTTCGACGCCCTGTACGTCCCACAACAGCACCCGGCCCGTGACCTGCAAGACACGTTCTACATCAAGGACCCGCTCACCGCGGACTTGCCCGAGGACAAAACCTACATGGCCAACATCAAGGCCGTCCACGAGCAAGGTAAGTTCGGCTCCATCGGTTACCGTTACAACTGGAAGCCCGAGGAGTGTCAGAAACTGGTCCTGAGAACGCACACCACCGCCATCTCCGCCAGAATGCTGCACGCGCTGGCCAAGGACCCAAAGCCCACCAGGCTGTTCTCCATCGACCGTGTGTTCCGTAACGAGGCCGTCGATGCCACCCATCTCGCTGAGTTCCACCAGGTCGAAGGTGTCTTGGCCGACTACAACATCACTCTGGGCGACCTGATCAAGTTCATGGAGGAGTTCTTCGAGAGAATGGGTGTCACCGGTTTGAGATTCAAGCCCACTTACAACCCCTACACCGAGCCCTCGATGGAGATCTTCTCCTGGCACGAGGGTTTGCAGAAGTGGGTCGAGATCGGGAACTCCGGTATGTTCAGACCGGAAATGCTCGAGTCCATGGGCCTGCCAAAGGACCTGAGGGTCCTCGGCTGGGGGTTGTCCTTGGAGAGACCCACCATGATCAAATACAAGGTCCAGAACATCAGAGAACTCTTGGGCCACAAGGTCTCCTTGGACTTCATCGAAACCAACCCTGCCGCCAGACTGGACGAAGACTTGTACGAAtaa
- the GAT1 gene encoding Gat1p, which translates to MSKNRAPNLDPDLNLNNDIWNLYSSAQKILPDSDRILNLSWRLHNRTSFQHINRIMQHSNSALDFSASPFAGTTAATTNNETDDTDNQQFFLSDMNLNGASVFENVFDDDDDDDDDDVETHSIVHSDLLNDMDGGAHRPLHNASAFPNFLDTSSSSSFDDHFIFTNNLPFLNSSSINNNHNHNNNHNNNNNNNNINNIINNTTANNVANSPLLRRNPSPSIVKPGSRRNSSIRKKKPALKKIKSTTSLQSSATPPSSSNASSNPDIKCSNCTTSTTPLWRKDPKGLPLCNACGLFLKLHGVTRPMSLKTDIIKKRQRSSAKITANTTPPPSSSSAAAGAASSKKKNYTASVAASKRKNSLNIITPLRPQDIPIPKTSSPSIPQHLRSNNNNNNSHHFSSSAPVEIETPFSSFQPDMNMTMNMNLHNTSTSALNSEAFWKPLDATIDHHVPDTTPGSNANTTPNGNLSLDWLNLNL; encoded by the coding sequence ATGAGCAAGAACAGAGCCCCGAATCTCGACCCGGATCTGAATTTAAACAACGATATTTGGAATCTGTACTCGAGCGCGCAGAAAATATTGCCAGACTCAGATCGTATTTTGAACCTTTCTTGGCGCCTGCACAACCGCACGTCGTTCCAGCATATTAACCGCATTATGCAGCATTCCAACTCTGCCTTGGACTTCTCTGCCTCGCCCTTTGCCGGGACTACGGCGGCGACGACTAACAACGAGACCGATGACACTGACAACCAGCAGTTCTTCCTTTCGGACATGAATCTTAACGGCGCGTCCGTGTTCGAGAACGTgtttgatgatgacgacgatgatgatgatgatgatgtgGAGACGCACTCGATAGTGCACTCCGACCTGCTGAACGACATGGATGGGGGCGCCCACCGCCCCTTACACAATGCTTCTGCCTTTCCCAACTTCCTGGACACCTCCTCGTCATCCTCCTTTGACGACCACTTTATTTTCACCAATAACTTACCGTTTCTAAATAGTAGTAGcattaataataatcataatcataataataatcataataataacaacaacaacaacaacatcaacaacatcatcaaTAACACCACCGCCAACAATGTCGCCAACAGTCCCTTGCTGAGAAGAAATCCCTCCCCCTCCATAGTCAAGCCCGGCTCGCGAAGAAACTCGTCCattagaaagaaaaagcctGCGCTCAAGAAGATCAAGTCTACGACGTCTCTTCAGTCGTCCGCCACGCCGCCCTCGTCGTCCAACGCCTCCTCCAATCCGGATATCAAGTGCTCCAACTGCACCACCTCCACCACCCCGTTGTGGAGAAAGGACCCCAAGGGCCTGCCCCTCTGCAACGCCTGTGGCCTGTTCCTCAAGCTGCACGGTGTCACAAGACCGATGTCCCTGAAAACAGACATCATCAAGAAGAGACAACGCTCCTCCGCCAAGATAACCGCCAATACAACCCCTCCTCCATCATCGTCCTCCGCAGCCGCAGGAGCAGCATCatcgaaaaagaaaaactacaCCGCCAGCGTGGCCGCGTCTAAGAGGAAGAACTCGCTCAACATCATCACTCCCCTGAGGCCCCAGGACATACCCATCCCGAAGACCTCGTCGCCCTCCATCCCACAACATCTCCGTTcgaacaacaataacaataacagcCACCACTTTTCGAGCTCCGCGCCCGTCGAGATCGAGACACCCTTCTCCAGCTTCCAGCCCGACATGAACATGACCATGAACATGAACCTCCACAACACATCCACCTCCGCCCTCAACAGTGAGGCCTTCTGGAAGCCCCTGGACGCTACCATAGACCACCACGTGCCAGACACTACCCCGGGCTCGAACGCCAACACCACCCCGAACGGCAACCTGAGCCTGGACTGGCTGAATCTCAATTTATag
- the LPD1 gene encoding dihydrolipoyl dehydrogenase has translation MLRIRSLSNNRRAFSSTVRALTVNKSHDVVIIGGGPAGYVAAIKAAQLGFDTACVEKRGKLGGTCLNVGCIPSKALLNNSHLYHQMHTEAQKRGIDITGDVKINVANFQKAKDDAVKQLTGGIELLFKKNKVTYYKGNGSFEDETKIKVTPIEGLEGTVKEDHILDTKNVLIATGSEVTPFPGIEIDEQKIVSSTGALSLKEIPKRLAIIGGGIIGLEMGSVYSRLGSKVTVLEFQPQIGASMDGEVAKATQKFLKKQGMDFKLSTKVISAKRNDDKNVVEVVVEDTKTNKQENLEAEVLLVAVGRRPYIAGLDAEKIGLEVDKRGRLVIDDQFNSKFPHIKVVGDVTFGPMLAHKAEEEGIAAVEILKTGHGHVNYNNIPSVMYSHPEVAWVGKTEEQLKEAGIEYKIGKFPFAANSRAKTNQDAEGFVKILIDAKTERILGAHIIGPNAGEMIAEAGLALEYGASAEDVARVCHAHPTLSEAFKEANMAAYDKAIHC, from the coding sequence ATGTTAAGAATCAGATCACTTTCGAATAATAGACGTGCCTTTTCGTCCACCGTCCGGGCTTTGACTGTAAATAAGTCACATGATGTAGTCATCATCGGTGGTGGGCCTGCTGGTTATGTGGCTGCCATTAAGGCTGCCCAACTGGGGTTCGACACTGCATGTGTGGAGAAGAGAGGTAAACTAGGTGGTACCTGTCTGAACGTCGGATGTATCCCCTCCAAGGCCCTTTTAAATAATTCTCATTTATACCACCAGATGCATACAGAAGCGCAAAAGAGAGGTATTGATATTACCGGTGACGTGAAGATCAATGTAGCAAACTTCCAGAAGGCCAAGGATGACGCTGTCAAACAACTAACTGGTGGTATTGAACTTTTgtttaagaaaaataaggTCACATACTATAAAGGTAATGGTTcgtttgaagatgaaaccAAGATTAAAGTGACTCCTATCGAAGGTTTGGAAGGCACTGTCAAGGAAGATCACATATTAGATACTAAAAATGTTCTTATCGCTACGGGCTCAGAAGTCACACCTTTCCCAGGTATTGAAATAGATGAACAGAAAATCGTGTCTTCAACAGGGGCCCTTTCATTAAAGGAAATCCCCAAGAGACTAGCCATCATAGGTGGTGGTATTATCGGGTTGGAAATGGGGTCTGTTTATTCTAGATTAGGCTCTAAAGTCACTGTGTTGGAATTCCAACCTCAGATCGGTGCCTCTATGGACGGTGAAGTCGCCAAGGCCACTCAaaagttcttgaagaagCAAGGTATGGACTTCAAATTAAGCACCAAAGTCATTTCTGCTAAGAGAAACGACGACAAAAACGTTGTCGAAGTCGTTGTTGAGGATACCAAGACAAACAAACAAGAGAATTTGGAAGCTGAAGTCTTGTTAGTCGCTGTTGGTAGAAGACCTTACATCGCCGGCTTAGATGCGGAAAAGATTGGTCTAGAAGTGGACAAGAGAGGCCGTCTAGTCATTGATGACCAATTCAATTCTAAATTCCCACATATCAAAGTGGTAGGAGACGTAACATTTGGTCCAATGTTGGCTCATaaagctgaagaagaaggtattGCAGCAGTggagattttgaaaaccgGTCACGGCCATGTGAACTATAACAATATCCCCTCAGTGATGTATTCTCACCCAGAAGTGGCATGGGTTGGTAAAACTGAAGAGCAATTGAAAGAGGCTGGTATTGAGTACAAAATCGGGAAATTCCCATTTGCAGCTAACTCAAGAGCAAAGACTAACCAAGATGCAGAAGGTTTCGTGAAGATCCTGATTGATGCCAAGACCGAACGTATATTGGGGGCCCACATTATCGGTCCAAATGCCGGTGAAATGATCGCCGAAGCTGGTTTAGCTTTGGAATACGGTGCCTCTGCTGAAGATGTTGCAAGAGTATGTCATGCTCATCCTACTTTGTCTGAAGCATTTAAGGAAGCTAATATGGCTGCCTATGATAAAGCTATCCACtgttga
- the SMX2 gene encoding mRNA splicing protein SMX2 has translation MVSTPELKKYMDKKIMLNINGSRKIAGILRGYDIFLNIVLDDAMEINGEDPASNLPLGLQTVIRGNSIISLEALDTI, from the coding sequence ATGGTTTCCACTCCTGAACTGAAGAAATACATggacaagaaaataatgcTGAATATAAACGGGTCCCGGAAGATAGCAGGGATCTTGAGAGGCTACGACATCTTCCTGAACATTGTTCTCGATGACGCAATGGAGATAAACGGTGAAGATCCCGCTAGCAACTTGCCGCTGGGCTTGCAAACCGTCATTAGGGGCAATTCCATAATATCGCTAGAGGCTCTGGACACCatataa
- the GNA1 gene encoding glucosamine 6-phosphate N-acetyltransferase, whose translation MSLPEGFYIRRVEEKDFEQVTETLKVLTTVGTIAPEAFSNLLKYWNESTVWNDDNDKKIMQYNPMVIVDKRTETVAATGNIIIERKIIHELALCGHIEDIAVNPKYQGQGLGKLLIDQLVAIGFSYGCYKIILDCDEKNVKFYEKCGFSNAGVEMQIRK comes from the coding sequence ATGAGCCTGCCAGAGGGGTTTTACATAAGACGGGTGGAAGAGAAGGATTTCGAACAGGTCACGGAAACATTGAAAGTCTTGACCACCGTAGGCACAATTGCTCCTGAGGCCTTCAGCAACCTCCTCAAATACTGGAACGAATCCACAGTGTGGAATGACGACAATGACAAGAAGATCATGCAATACAACCCTATGGTGATCGTGGACAAGCGCACTGAGACCGTCGCCGCCACGGgcaacatcatcatcgaaagaaaaatcatcCACGAACTAGCGTTATGTGGCCACATCGAGGACATCGCGGTGAACCCGAAGTACCAAGGCCAAGGCTTGGGCAAACTCTTGATCGACCAGCTGGTAGCCATCGGGTTCAGCTACGGCTGCTACAAGATCATCTTAGACTGCGATGAGAAGAACGTCAAATTCTACGAAAAGTGCGGGTTCAGCAACGCAGGTGTGGAAATGCAAATTAGAAAGTAG